The Desulfatibacillum aliphaticivorans DSM 15576 DNA window TCATGAATCCGATGGTTTTTTTCTTTCCCGCTTTTACGGCTACCGTTTGAACGCCCGCTTTTAGGTCGCTTTCCCTGTCCTGAATTTCATGGGCCAATTGGGGAATCATCACGCTGGGGCAAAAAACAAGAGCCATAAAAAAGCCGCCAGCGGCCGCCCCCCCTGAAATGAGCATGCCCATAGTAAAAATGGGAATGAAGATCAGGCAGTTCGTCAGACTGCCGGCTATGAAGATTCGTTTAACCTGAAACGGGCCGGAATATAACCAGGAAGCCAGGTGCATGCCGGTTGCAAGCAGGCCCGCGGGAACGGATACCAGCCAGGAAAGGACCCAGCCTGCAAGGCCTGCCGTCAGCGCCAGGTAACGGGCCTGGTTAAAGGGGATGCGGCCTGCCGTAATAGGGTTTTTCGCGGGCGCGTCCAAATCTCTGTCAAATAAATTGTTGTAGCCGTAAGTGAAGGAAAGGTAAGCGCAGCAACAGCCGAACCCCACGTAAAATGGAGTGGTCATCGGAATTTCTCCTGCAGCGTACACCGCTCCCAGCAAGTAAAGCCCCAGAAAATGGACCCAACCTCCCACTCTAAAAAAGTTCAATATACTGAAGAGCGCTTGTATGGCATTCCCCAGGCGGGAACCCAAAGCATGGCTTTGGGCGGGCGCGGCGTGTGCTGGCATGTCTCCCCCTCCAAGACGCTTAAACTTAGCTTGAAAAATGTATAACAGCGGCATGAATGCAAGTCAATGGATCTCATGGACGCATTGAGCGGTATGCTTGCAGGCGGGGGCGGCAAAACACTGCTTCTGCCTGTCCGTTCAAAGATTATACACTCGGAAAACTTCATCGGTCGGAATTATTTTATGGACTTTTAGAACCAAAGGGGCGTATAATTCCGTTACTTTTCACAAGGCAAATTTTAGGCCCATTTTTTTCCCAACACAAGACCTATTCCCCGAAAATTTCTTACAATAAGGAGCAATGGTAATGGAACTTATCAAAGGCTTTCCCGCCACTAGTCAAGACAGGTATCCCTTAAATGTAACCAACATTATTAAACATTCCGTTAGAAATTACGGTCCCCAGGAAATCGCCAGCAGAAGACTGGACGGCAGCATGTTCCGCTACACCTATAGCGACGCATATGAACGCATGCAGCGTTTGGCCAACGGCCTGACCAAACTGGGCGTCAAGGTGGGAGACCGGGTGGGCGTGCTGGCCTGGAATTCCAATGAAAATTACGAAGTGTATTTCGGCGTGCCCGGAATGGGCGCCGTCATGCTGCTTTTGAATCTGCGGTTGACTCCCCAGGACCTGGCCTACGTGGTGGAGCACAGCGGCTGCGAATACATTATTGTGGACGAAACCCTGCTGCCCATCGCCCACGCCCTGGCGCCTCTCTGCCCGCAGATCAAAGGCTACGTGGTGATTACCATGCCGGGCAAAAAAATGTCCGACGTGGAAACGCCCCTGGAGAACACCCACTCCTATGAAGAACTGCTGGCCGAATCCGACCCGGTTTTCGACTGGCCCATGATGGAGGAAACCTCAGCCTACGCAGCCTGCTACACCACGGGCACCACGGGCAAGCCCAAGGGCGTGTATTACTCCCATCGCGACGTGTATCTGCACTCCATGTGCATCGGCATGAACACGGGCATGAACGTCAAGGACACCTGCTGCCAGATCGTCCCCATGTTCCACGCTTTGGGCTGGGGCCTTCCCCAGGCGGCCACTTTGGTGGGATCCCGCATTATCCTGCCCGGCATGTACACCCTGGAGACCCTGGACTCCCTGAGCAAGCTCATCGTGGATGAAGGCGTGACCATGAGCGCCGGCGCCCCGGCAATTTTCATGCCCTTGCTTGAGTACATCAGAAACCTGGAGGAAAGACCCGACCTCACCGGCGTACGCCTGCTTTCCGGCGCCACCGAGCCCCCGGTCTCCATGATGAAGGGATTCTGGGACATGACCGGCGCGGAAATCATCCATGCCTACGGCGCCACGGAAACCACCCCGCTGGTCACCATCAACCGCCTCATGCCCTGGCTGGAAACCTCCCTTTCCGAGGACGAAAGATGGAATTTGAAAAAGAAACAGGGCTTCGCCGTGGGCGGCCTGGATGTGAAGGTGGTGGACGCCACCCTCAAGGACGTGGCCCACGACGGCAAGACCCCCGGTGAAATCCTCATTCGCGGCCCCTGGATTACGGGCGCCTACCACAACGCCCCGGGCTCCGAAGCCTCGTTTACGGAAGACGGATTCTGGCGCTCCGGCGATGTGGGAACCATGGACGAAAACGGCTACCTGAAAATTACGGACCGGGTCAAGGACGTGATCAAGTCCGGCGGCGAGTGGATCAGCTCCGTGGACATGGAAAACGAAATTATCTCCCACAACGACGTCCTAGACGCCGCGGTGGTTGGCGTGGAACATCCTAAATGGCAGGAAAGGCCCCTGGCCCTGGTGGTCCTCCGGGATGACGCCAAAGGCAAGGTCAACGCGGACGACATCCGGGCTCATTTAAGCAATGTGTTCGCCAAATGGCAGTTGCCCGATGAAGTCCTGTTTGTGGATGAAATTCCCAAGACCAGCGTGGGCAAAACCGACAAGAAGGTCATCCGCGCCGAGCATAAGGATATGTATTCGGAATGATTTTGATGCAAAACTAACCGCTTAAAAAGGGCGTCTTGCCAAAGCAGGGCGCCCTTTTTGCCCCTGATGCCGGCGCCCGCCGCTGAAGTAAAAAACGGAGGCATTGCGCCTTAAAATATATAACGAGCGCTCGAAAAAAAGTTTTTTTTATTATTTCAAATAGGATGGAGCATTTCCTGGAAAACCTACGATTTTGTCGCTTGACTCCGCTCAAAAATCCAAAATAAGATACCTGAACTCTGAATGAATCACTGCCCCTAATATTTTATTTGACGGGATGGGAGCATTTCCCCGTCACCTTTTTCGGTTAAGCGCCGACTTAATTCAAAAGGGCTTGCTCGAAGGCCTTATTTGGACCTGAAAAAGCCGGGCGCTGCAATCCAACTGGAGATCCGGCATAGAAGCATGGAAAGCAAAAAAGCGGAGAAGGAATAATGAATGTCCAGTCACACGACATTGCAGATAAGGAACGCATCCTGATAGTCGACGATGAACCCCAGGTCTTGAAGGTCATGAAGCGCATGCTGGAGTTTTCCGGCTATACGGTGACGGCCATGGAAAACAGCGTGGAGGCTCTCCAAACCTTTGGCGAAGCCCCGGACTCCTTCAACGCGGTGTTTACGGATATGTGCATGCCTCAGATGAACGGGGATGTGCTGTCTTCGCGCATGAAGGAAATCCGCCCGGACATCCCCATCATTCTGTGCACGGGGTATTCCGAGCTGTTTTCCGAGGAAAAAGCCCGGGAAGCCGGCTTGGCCGGCTATCTGCAAAAACCCATCTATCACAAGCAAATGGTCGAAACGCTGCGTCAGGCGTTGAATTGTCCGAAATAACTTGAGACTTTGCCCTAATGATTGTAAGGTCAGGCCATAAAAAATCATAACCTGAGGATGGGCTGAAAACGCCCTGGAGGAGGAGATTGCATGGCCTTGAAACTGAGTCTGGAACTGAACGAAACAATCGACCTGCCTTGCGACTTTAATAAGGCTTTCGATTTTTTCATGGACGTCAATGCAACCGGAAAATGCTTCACCAAAGTAGAGGAAATCAAGGACCTGGGGGATGACAAGTACCATTACATCATGGCGAAGGAAGGCGTGGGCAAGTATTCCGTCCAGGTGGAATACGCCGCCAAATACTCCTTTGACCGGGATAAAGGCGTTGTGGAATGGACGCCCGTCAAGGGCATAGGAAACGGCGTGTGCAGCGGCAAATCCGTGATTACGGAAAGCGGCGGCAAGGTTAAGGTGGATTTTTCCACCACCATGAACCTGGAGCTTCCCCTGCCGGGCCTGGCCAAGCCTATCATCAAGCCTTTCGTCAACCGGGAATTCGAAAAATCCATGGAGCAGTTCAGGGACAACGTCATCAAAGCGCTAAGCTGATCACAGCAACGGGAAGGGGAAAACCCTTCCCGTTTTTTAATAATTCCCCCAATAATATGTATTTTTAGGCGGTTATTGCGGCGGCGCATTCTTACGTAAACCTTCGCCCCTCCCCAGCCTCTTGATTAAACGCCGAGGCCGCCTTATATTCATAACAACAATAATTCACTCCGGTTGTTTTTCAGGAACCCCGATCAAGGAGGCGGCAGTGCTTTATTTGCATCCCCTTTTCCAATCGCTCATGTTCATTCTATGCCTTTACGCCTTTTACTTGGGCTTCGCCCGTTTTAAAAGCCTGCACTTGCATCAAAAGGCGAAATTTCAACGAAAAAGGCACGCTCTTTTCGGACTGATCGGATTGGCCGGCTTTCTGGGCGGCATGGCGGGCGGCTCAATCATCGGGGGGATCTACAAACTGGATCCCTTGATCGGAGAATTGCATGAAGCCGCGGGCGCGGTCATGGCGGTATTGATGATTTTCGCCCTGGCAACCGGCCTGATTCAGTACTTAAAGCCCAAACCCCGCAAACTCATGCCTGCATTGCACGCTTTGGCGAACCTGATTGTATTGATTCTGTTTTTCGTCCAGGTTTACTCGGGCGTCGGAATTTTGAACCGCGCCGCATAGCGGCATTGCCATCGACGCCTTTTTAAAGCCTGGCAGCCTAATTGCGCATAAAAAAGCCCCAAGGCTTGAAAGCCTCGGGGCGTATATAGTCAGGCTTTCCGGCAGAGGGTCGCCGGACGCCGCTGTGTGTAGATGGGACGCGGTGCAGTATTACCCGCGGGCTTTTTTCTTGGCCGGAGCTTTTTCCTTTTCCCCCGGAGCGCCGTCCTTCTGCAACTCCTCCACCTGTTTGGTAAGCGCGGCCACCTGTTTTTCCAGCTCCTCCACTTGCTCGGCGGAAACCAGGTTCATCACTCCTAAAACTTCGTTCACCCGCTGGTCGATTTTTTCGGATATCCAGCCCTTGAGATTGGAAGCGTAACCCATGACTTCGCTTTTAAACCGGCTGCCCTCGGACTCAGACAATTCGTTGTTTTTCACCATGCGGGAGACGACTTTGTCCAACTCTCCCTCCGCCATGCTCATGGCGCCCTGCCACAAAGAAACGAACTTGCGAGCCGACAACAGTGTTCCCTGTCCTTTTTGTAAAAGCTGCATAAGCACCCCCGAGGGCACGCCCTTGTCCCTGGCTAAAAGCTGGGACATGGTTGCGGCGGTCAGGTCTTCGCCTGTCTTGGAATCCTGAATGAACACCTCCTCGCCGGCGCGGACCAGTTCGGAGACCCGGGCCAGGGAGATATATTGTTTGTCTTCGGTGTCATAGAGTTTGCGGTTGGAATACTTTTTTATCCTGCGCATGGATTGCCTTTTATGCTCGGAGTGGTTGTCAAAGGCGGCCCAGCCCCCCTTCAAGGGGACTGGGCTGCGGCCTATGCCTTACCCGGCTCCGGGCGGCGGTTGTCTGCGCACTATTTGGAG harbors:
- a CDS encoding DUF4079 family protein; translated protein: MLYLHPLFQSLMFILCLYAFYLGFARFKSLHLHQKAKFQRKRHALFGLIGLAGFLGGMAGGSIIGGIYKLDPLIGELHEAAGAVMAVLMIFALATGLIQYLKPKPRKLMPALHALANLIVLILFFVQVYSGVGILNRAA
- a CDS encoding response regulator → MNVQSHDIADKERILIVDDEPQVLKVMKRMLEFSGYTVTAMENSVEALQTFGEAPDSFNAVFTDMCMPQMNGDVLSSRMKEIRPDIPIILCTGYSELFSEEKAREAGLAGYLQKPIYHKQMVETLRQALNCPK
- a CDS encoding long-chain-fatty-acid--CoA ligase, which gives rise to MELIKGFPATSQDRYPLNVTNIIKHSVRNYGPQEIASRRLDGSMFRYTYSDAYERMQRLANGLTKLGVKVGDRVGVLAWNSNENYEVYFGVPGMGAVMLLLNLRLTPQDLAYVVEHSGCEYIIVDETLLPIAHALAPLCPQIKGYVVITMPGKKMSDVETPLENTHSYEELLAESDPVFDWPMMEETSAYAACYTTGTTGKPKGVYYSHRDVYLHSMCIGMNTGMNVKDTCCQIVPMFHALGWGLPQAATLVGSRIILPGMYTLETLDSLSKLIVDEGVTMSAGAPAIFMPLLEYIRNLEERPDLTGVRLLSGATEPPVSMMKGFWDMTGAEIIHAYGATETTPLVTINRLMPWLETSLSEDERWNLKKKQGFAVGGLDVKVVDATLKDVAHDGKTPGEILIRGPWITGAYHNAPGSEASFTEDGFWRSGDVGTMDENGYLKITDRVKDVIKSGGEWISSVDMENEIISHNDVLDAAVVGVEHPKWQERPLALVVLRDDAKGKVNADDIRAHLSNVFAKWQLPDEVLFVDEIPKTSVGKTDKKVIRAEHKDMYSE
- a CDS encoding polyhydroxyalkanoate synthesis regulator DNA-binding domain-containing protein, which translates into the protein MRRIKKYSNRKLYDTEDKQYISLARVSELVRAGEEVFIQDSKTGEDLTAATMSQLLARDKGVPSGVLMQLLQKGQGTLLSARKFVSLWQGAMSMAEGELDKVVSRMVKNNELSESEGSRFKSEVMGYASNLKGWISEKIDQRVNEVLGVMNLVSAEQVEELEKQVAALTKQVEELQKDGAPGEKEKAPAKKKARG
- a CDS encoding SRPBCC family protein, which produces MALKLSLELNETIDLPCDFNKAFDFFMDVNATGKCFTKVEEIKDLGDDKYHYIMAKEGVGKYSVQVEYAAKYSFDRDKGVVEWTPVKGIGNGVCSGKSVITESGGKVKVDFSTTMNLELPLPGLAKPIIKPFVNREFEKSMEQFRDNVIKALS
- a CDS encoding UbiA family prenyltransferase, producing the protein MPLLYIFQAKFKRLGGGDMPAHAAPAQSHALGSRLGNAIQALFSILNFFRVGGWVHFLGLYLLGAVYAAGEIPMTTPFYVGFGCCCAYLSFTYGYNNLFDRDLDAPAKNPITAGRIPFNQARYLALTAGLAGWVLSWLVSVPAGLLATGMHLASWLYSGPFQVKRIFIAGSLTNCLIFIPIFTMGMLISGGAAAGGFFMALVFCPSVMIPQLAHEIQDRESDLKAGVQTVAVKAGKKKTIGFMRLLALFRALLGWVGFFPGYLAAGDALLISAISLFEIGLMSLYSHERDLAKMRLFFRFSNIILGLGLLALWMLRGRLEGAI